A single genomic interval of Cryptosporangium phraense harbors:
- a CDS encoding type 1 glutamine amidotransferase domain-containing protein, with the protein MATQLNGARVAFVATDGVEQVELDQPWAAVTDAGGQPELISLADGKIQAFNHLDHGDTRQVDRVLDDVDADDYVALVLPGGVANGDFVRVDHRAVSFVKDFFTAGKPVGVICHGGWVLIEAGVASGRTVTSWPSLQTDFRNAGAEWVDQELVVDENLVTSRKPDDLPAFTKAVVEKIAAAV; encoded by the coding sequence ATGGCTACGCAATTGAACGGTGCACGGGTCGCGTTCGTGGCTACCGACGGCGTCGAGCAGGTGGAGCTCGACCAGCCGTGGGCTGCGGTAACGGATGCCGGCGGACAGCCCGAACTGATCTCGCTCGCGGACGGGAAAATTCAGGCGTTCAACCATTTGGACCATGGCGACACGCGTCAGGTCGATCGTGTTCTCGACGATGTGGACGCAGACGATTACGTTGCGCTCGTTCTTCCTGGCGGTGTGGCCAATGGGGACTTCGTCCGGGTGGACCACCGGGCCGTGAGTTTCGTCAAGGATTTCTTCACGGCCGGGAAGCCGGTCGGTGTGATCTGTCACGGCGGATGGGTGCTGATCGAGGCCGGTGTCGCGTCCGGACGGACGGTGACGTCGTGGCCGAGCCTGCAGACCGACTTCCGGAACGCCGGGGCGGAGTGGGTGGATCAGGAGCTCGTCGTGGACGAGAACCTCGTGACCAGCCGGAAGCCGGATGATCTGCCGGCGTTCACGAAGGCGGTCGTGGAGAAGATCGCGGCGGCGGTCTGA
- a CDS encoding glycerol-3-phosphate dehydrogenase/oxidase produces MSRFAASQLGPEQRVAALQRLRDETFDVVVIGGGVTGAGAALDAASRGLSVALVEARDYAAGTSSRSSKLIHGGLRYLEQLNFSLVREALEERGRLLTTLAPHLVRPTPFLLPLEHHGWQRLYYGAGVALYDTLGSILGTARGVPRHKHLTRTAARRLFPSLRRDALVGAIRYYDGHVDDARFVLTLARTAASYGAVAATSTRVVGLLRNAREVVGVRVRDLETEDEFEVKARTVVAATGVWSDDLSEMLHERPGLRVRASKGVHLVVPRSVISGDVGLILRTEKSVLFVIPWGGHWIIGTTDTDWDLDRAHPAASSVDIDYILDHVNAVLERPITHDDIEGVYAGLRPLLAGEDEATSKLSREHAVVEPMLGLMLVAGGKYTTYRVMAADVIDKAAHRLHDVPESRTRDIPLIGADGYAAMWANRADLARRHGVTVGAVEHLLERYGTLTTELLASIDEDPRLGQPVSGAPEYLAAEIAYAASHEGALHLDDVLTRRTRISIETAHRGMDSVEDVADLLAPVLGWDAATRRREVEHYRARVQAERESQRMPDDLTADAARLGAPDVRKPAAS; encoded by the coding sequence GTGTCCCGCTTCGCCGCCAGTCAGCTCGGTCCGGAGCAGCGCGTCGCCGCACTACAGCGGCTGCGTGACGAGACGTTCGACGTCGTCGTGATCGGCGGGGGCGTGACCGGGGCCGGAGCCGCGCTCGACGCGGCCAGCCGAGGCCTGTCGGTCGCGCTGGTCGAGGCGCGCGACTACGCGGCCGGGACGTCCAGCCGGTCGAGCAAGCTCATCCACGGCGGCCTGCGCTACCTGGAGCAACTCAACTTCAGCCTGGTGCGGGAGGCGCTGGAGGAGCGCGGGCGGCTGCTCACCACGCTCGCCCCGCACCTGGTGCGCCCGACGCCGTTCCTGCTGCCGCTCGAGCACCACGGCTGGCAGCGGCTGTACTACGGCGCCGGGGTCGCGCTCTACGACACGCTCGGGTCGATCCTGGGCACCGCCCGGGGCGTGCCCCGGCACAAGCACCTCACCCGCACCGCGGCCCGCCGGCTGTTCCCGAGCCTGCGCCGGGACGCGCTGGTCGGTGCGATCCGCTACTACGACGGCCACGTCGACGACGCCCGCTTCGTGCTCACGCTGGCCCGCACCGCGGCGTCCTACGGGGCGGTGGCGGCCACCAGCACGCGGGTCGTCGGCCTGCTGCGCAACGCCCGCGAGGTCGTCGGCGTCCGCGTGCGCGATCTGGAGACCGAGGACGAGTTCGAGGTCAAGGCCCGCACGGTCGTAGCCGCGACCGGCGTGTGGAGCGACGATCTCTCAGAGATGCTGCACGAACGCCCCGGCCTGCGGGTCCGGGCGTCCAAGGGCGTGCACCTGGTGGTGCCCCGGTCGGTCATCTCCGGGGACGTCGGCCTGATCCTGCGTACCGAGAAGTCCGTGCTGTTCGTGATCCCGTGGGGCGGGCACTGGATCATCGGCACGACCGACACCGACTGGGACCTCGACCGGGCGCATCCGGCCGCCTCCAGCGTCGACATCGACTACATCCTCGACCACGTGAACGCGGTGCTGGAGCGTCCGATCACGCACGACGACATCGAGGGCGTGTACGCCGGGCTGCGTCCGCTGCTGGCCGGCGAGGACGAGGCGACGTCGAAGCTCTCCCGCGAGCACGCGGTCGTCGAGCCGATGCTCGGGCTGATGCTGGTCGCGGGCGGGAAGTACACGACCTACCGGGTGATGGCCGCGGACGTCATCGACAAGGCCGCCCACCGCCTGCACGACGTGCCGGAGAGCCGCACCCGGGACATCCCGCTGATCGGCGCCGACGGCTACGCGGCGATGTGGGCGAACCGGGCCGACCTCGCGCGCAGGCACGGAGTGACCGTGGGCGCGGTCGAACACCTGCTCGAGCGGTACGGGACGCTCACCACCGAGCTGCTGGCCTCGATCGACGAGGACCCGCGGCTGGGGCAGCCGGTGAGCGGCGCGCCCGAGTACCTGGCCGCCGAGATCGCCTACGCCGCCTCGCACGAGGGTGCGCTGCACCTGGACGACGTGCTGACCCGCCGGACCCGGATCTCGATCGAGACCGCGCACCGGGGGATGGACTCGGTGGAGGACGTCGCCGACCTGCTCGCGCCGGTGCTCGGGTGGGACGCGGCGACCCGGCGCCGGGAAGTGGAGCACTACCGGGCCCGGGTGCAGGCGGAGCGGGAGTCACAGCGGATGCCCGACGACCTGACCGCGGACGCGGCCCGCCTCGGCGCTCCGGACGTGCGTAAGCCTGCCGCTTCTTAG
- a CDS encoding cold-shock protein gives MAQGTVKWFNSEKGYGFIAVDGGADVFVHYSAIMMDGYKALEDGQRVDFQVTQGPKGPQAENVKVVAS, from the coding sequence GTGGCGCAGGGCACTGTCAAGTGGTTCAACTCCGAGAAGGGCTATGGCTTCATCGCCGTCGACGGCGGCGCTGATGTCTTCGTCCATTACTCGGCGATCATGATGGACGGGTACAAGGCTCTCGAAGACGGCCAGCGGGTCGACTTCCAGGTCACTCAGGGGCCGAAGGGTCCGCAGGCGGAAAACGTCAAGGTCGTCGCCTCCTAG
- the thrC gene encoding threonine synthase: MTSLLAAQTNAGHGASSPARVLRCRNCGAEYPLIAVHACAECFGPLEVGYDADALAAVTRAQIESGPNNIWRYAPLLPVGQNPDDRVSLNPGLTPLVRADRLAEAIGLNAPLWVKDDSANPTHSFKDRVVSLALTAAKGLGYNSVACASTGNLANSVAAHAARVGWQATVFIPSDLEPSKILASAVYNPRLVAVDGSYDDVNRLTSELQEDDAFESTAFVNQNVRPYYAEGSKTLGYEVAEQLGWRLPAQVVVPIASGSLLTKVDKAFGELVKAGIVDERAYRVFGAQSLGCSPVYTAFAEGQDVVRPVKPTGIAKSLNIGNPADGPYVLDAVRRTGGAIAAVDDDEIRAGIRLLAETTGIFGETAGGVTIAVLKKLVAEGAIDRDAETVVFNTGEGLKTADAVESQVGPTHRIEPSLRSAREAGLLG, from the coding sequence ATGACGTCACTTCTCGCTGCCCAGACCAATGCCGGCCACGGCGCCTCCAGCCCGGCCCGCGTCCTGCGCTGTCGCAACTGCGGGGCCGAATACCCGCTGATCGCGGTCCACGCCTGCGCGGAGTGCTTCGGTCCGCTGGAAGTCGGCTACGACGCCGACGCGCTCGCCGCGGTCACCCGCGCGCAGATCGAGTCCGGCCCGAACAACATCTGGCGCTACGCGCCGCTGCTCCCGGTCGGCCAGAACCCGGACGACCGGGTGAGCCTGAACCCCGGCCTGACGCCGCTGGTCCGCGCCGACCGGCTGGCCGAGGCGATCGGCCTGAACGCCCCACTCTGGGTGAAGGACGACTCCGCCAACCCGACGCACTCGTTCAAGGACCGCGTCGTCTCGCTCGCGCTGACCGCGGCCAAGGGGCTCGGCTACAACTCGGTGGCCTGCGCGTCCACCGGCAACCTGGCCAACTCGGTCGCCGCCCACGCGGCCCGCGTCGGCTGGCAGGCCACGGTCTTCATCCCGTCCGACCTCGAGCCCAGCAAGATCCTGGCCTCGGCCGTCTACAACCCGCGCCTGGTCGCGGTCGACGGCAGCTACGACGACGTCAACCGGCTGACCAGCGAGCTGCAGGAGGACGACGCGTTCGAGTCGACCGCGTTCGTCAACCAGAACGTCCGGCCGTACTACGCCGAGGGCTCGAAGACGCTGGGCTACGAGGTCGCCGAGCAGCTCGGCTGGCGGCTCCCGGCCCAGGTCGTGGTGCCGATCGCGTCCGGTTCGCTGCTCACCAAGGTCGACAAGGCGTTCGGCGAGCTGGTCAAGGCCGGCATCGTCGACGAGCGGGCCTACCGGGTGTTCGGCGCCCAGTCGCTGGGCTGCTCGCCCGTCTACACCGCGTTCGCCGAGGGCCAGGACGTCGTCCGGCCGGTGAAGCCGACCGGCATCGCGAAGTCGCTGAACATCGGCAACCCGGCCGACGGCCCCTACGTCCTGGACGCCGTCCGGCGCACCGGTGGGGCGATCGCCGCGGTCGACGACGACGAGATCCGGGCCGGTATCCGGCTGCTCGCCGAGACGACCGGCATCTTCGGCGAGACGGCCGGTGGCGTCACGATCGCCGTCCTCAAGAAGCTGGTGGCCGAGGGCGCGATCGACCGGGACGCCGAGACCGTCGTCTTCAACACCGGTGAGGGCCTCAAGACCGCGGACGCGGTCGAGAGCCAGGTCGGGCCGACGCACCGGATCGAGCCGTCGCTGCGCAGCGCGCGCGAGGCCGGCCTGCTCGGGTAG
- a CDS encoding S8 family serine peptidase has translation MQPNATPGVPRWIAPTAVSLAGVWAAGVTAVGQVGGWGVEEVLTATGYEVPGAYWPLLSVVVALVAGGPAALAWVLVKRPVLRGIARSWTFAAGCAAVLGLVRVVPWSFGDTSTSVLFAVVALGLVFVVRGGVSGGEPARPRVGGIGVLASLAVGLLVLLPWWWVGALGSPLDAVAALLAALALGALASRLRRIGPVRVPVGGPVAGLVLDALVVAVPLTLLAGAFGTPGLQVLLLGVLPAAGLALAVTEPRGRWAGLLLVAACAYGPLGFADAEEISVLLIPGDVPRWAAVATGVSAWLALVAGAVAAIVLVLRTRRTVPVVAARGRGRVLAGLAVAVVVLASATVWVGPGRAGFFGDRLFVVLSSQADLTAVANTTDLTARRRAVYDRLVEHARRTQAPLLSALRKAGADPTPFYLVNAIEVDDTPVVRAVLAARDDVASVRPNPELRPIPELAGPGAASDETPTGPPANLLTIKAPEAWADGVDGRGVTVGFSDSGVDVTHPTLRPGYRGGADSWYDPWFSTTTPTDPNGHGTHTAASAVGKTVGVAPGATWIGCANLARPLGNPAYYLGCLQFMLAPFRTGGDPFTDGDPARAADVLSNSWGCPDLEGCGANTLEPATNALRAAGIFVVAAAGNSGPRCRTITDPIGRYDSVFTVGAVDDKKEIASFSSRGPVPSDSEAKPDLVAPGVDVLSAWPGGGYARLSGTSMATPQVAGVVALVWQAAPSLRGDVTRTAALLRASAQDASLGGTSACGGSERNVLGAGEVDASAAVTLARQTTATRPR, from the coding sequence ATGCAGCCGAACGCGACGCCCGGGGTGCCTCGTTGGATCGCGCCGACCGCGGTGTCACTCGCCGGGGTCTGGGCCGCCGGGGTGACCGCGGTCGGTCAGGTCGGTGGCTGGGGGGTCGAGGAGGTCCTGACCGCCACCGGGTACGAGGTGCCCGGTGCCTACTGGCCGCTGCTGTCGGTCGTGGTCGCGCTGGTGGCCGGTGGGCCGGCGGCGCTGGCCTGGGTGCTGGTGAAGCGTCCGGTGCTCCGGGGGATCGCGCGGTCGTGGACGTTCGCGGCCGGGTGTGCGGCGGTGCTCGGGCTGGTGCGGGTCGTGCCCTGGTCGTTCGGGGACACGTCGACGTCGGTGCTGTTCGCGGTCGTCGCGCTGGGGTTGGTGTTCGTCGTCCGGGGTGGGGTTTCCGGGGGTGAGCCCGCGCGGCCCCGGGTCGGTGGGATCGGCGTGCTGGCCTCGCTGGCGGTCGGGCTGCTCGTGCTGCTGCCGTGGTGGTGGGTGGGGGCGCTCGGCAGCCCGTTGGACGCGGTCGCCGCGTTGCTGGCCGCGCTCGCGCTCGGCGCGCTGGCCTCCCGGCTGCGCCGGATTGGTCCGGTCCGGGTGCCGGTGGGTGGGCCGGTGGCCGGTCTGGTGCTGGATGCGCTGGTCGTCGCGGTTCCGCTGACGTTGCTGGCCGGGGCCTTCGGTACGCCGGGCCTGCAGGTGCTGCTGCTCGGCGTGCTGCCGGCCGCCGGCCTGGCGTTGGCCGTCACCGAACCGCGGGGGCGGTGGGCCGGCCTGCTGCTGGTGGCCGCGTGTGCCTACGGCCCGCTCGGTTTTGCGGACGCCGAGGAGATCTCGGTCCTGTTGATTCCGGGCGACGTCCCGCGCTGGGCAGCCGTGGCGACGGGTGTCTCGGCGTGGTTGGCGCTGGTCGCGGGCGCGGTAGCGGCCATCGTCCTCGTGCTGCGCACCCGCCGGACGGTCCCGGTCGTGGCCGCCCGGGGGCGGGGGCGCGTGCTGGCCGGGCTGGCCGTGGCGGTCGTCGTGTTGGCTTCGGCGACGGTGTGGGTGGGGCCGGGGCGGGCCGGGTTCTTCGGCGACCGGCTCTTCGTCGTCCTGAGCAGTCAGGCCGACCTGACCGCGGTCGCGAACACGACCGACCTCACTGCCCGCCGGAGGGCGGTCTACGACCGCCTGGTCGAACACGCGCGCCGGACGCAGGCGCCGCTGCTCTCCGCGCTGCGGAAGGCCGGAGCCGACCCGACGCCGTTCTACCTGGTCAACGCCATCGAGGTGGACGACACCCCGGTGGTCAGGGCGGTGCTGGCCGCGCGCGACGACGTGGCGTCGGTGCGCCCGAACCCCGAGCTCCGCCCGATCCCCGAGCTCGCCGGACCCGGCGCGGCGAGCGACGAGACCCCGACCGGCCCGCCGGCCAACCTGCTCACGATCAAGGCCCCGGAAGCCTGGGCCGACGGCGTCGACGGCCGCGGTGTTACGGTGGGCTTCTCCGACAGCGGCGTCGACGTCACGCACCCGACGCTGCGCCCGGGCTACCGCGGTGGCGCCGACAGCTGGTACGACCCGTGGTTCTCGACGACGACCCCGACCGACCCGAACGGGCACGGCACCCACACCGCGGCCAGCGCGGTCGGTAAGACGGTCGGCGTGGCTCCCGGCGCGACCTGGATCGGGTGCGCGAACCTGGCCCGCCCGCTCGGCAACCCGGCCTACTACCTGGGCTGTCTGCAGTTCATGCTGGCCCCGTTCCGCACCGGAGGCGATCCGTTCACCGACGGTGACCCGGCCCGCGCGGCCGACGTCCTCAGCAACTCCTGGGGCTGCCCCGACCTGGAGGGCTGCGGGGCGAACACGCTCGAGCCGGCGACGAACGCGCTCCGGGCCGCCGGCATCTTCGTGGTGGCGGCGGCGGGCAACTCCGGGCCGCGCTGCCGGACGATCACCGACCCGATCGGCCGGTACGACTCGGTGTTCACGGTCGGTGCCGTCGACGACAAGAAGGAGATCGCGTCGTTCTCCTCGCGCGGCCCGGTGCCGAGCGACTCCGAAGCGAAGCCCGACCTGGTCGCGCCGGGCGTCGACGTGCTGTCGGCCTGGCCCGGCGGTGGGTACGCCCGGCTGTCCGGGACGTCGATGGCGACGCCGCAGGTGGCGGGCGTGGTGGCGCTGGTCTGGCAGGCGGCACCGTCGCTGCGCGGCGACGTCACGCGGACCGCGGCCCTGCTCCGGGCGAGCGCCCAGGACGCGAGCCTGGGCGGTACCAGCGCCTGCGGAGGCAGCGAGCGCAACGTGCTGGGCGCGGGCGAAGTGGACGCGTCCGCCGCCGTCACCCTGGCCCGCCAGACCACCGCCACCCGCCCCCGCTGA
- a CDS encoding DUF3068 domain-containing protein, with translation MRRGIGFTLICLGLFLAVLGGAIRYWAYDRLVVVPIDLYSTLDLPGRATYLDLTAVREKTADVVLRQTVRADVSESTDRVLVVDLSQVISTADGQFIRASVEHAAIDRRSGAAVNCCDESVDETPAEHSGYLFKFPFGTPQRDLTLWDGTSSTANPARYAGTDTVAGHTVYRFVTHSPARQIRTQTDTGALVGEPRTFDAPVWNESTRTYWVEPVTGTPLALQVTTRTTLRNSRNQDRATVFAGTLRSAHPDAQTLALVTDGKRRIELVQRWPLRAIGAGGVLAALGVALLLWRRPRPRHRAAARTPAPVSPAPPRSTSRALPIGQRAPERWSGGSARHATDEIPVADRPLSRYVRPYLDGETERPTGRHRAPEEPLRPPPRSSPRPPS, from the coding sequence ATGCGGCGCGGCATCGGATTCACCCTCATCTGCCTGGGTCTGTTCCTGGCCGTTCTCGGTGGCGCGATCCGGTACTGGGCCTACGACCGGCTGGTCGTCGTCCCCATTGATCTCTACAGCACGCTCGACCTACCGGGGCGAGCCACCTATCTGGACCTGACCGCGGTCCGGGAGAAGACCGCGGACGTCGTCCTGCGGCAGACGGTCCGGGCCGACGTCTCCGAGAGCACCGACCGCGTGCTGGTCGTCGACCTGTCGCAGGTGATCTCGACCGCGGACGGTCAGTTCATCCGGGCATCGGTGGAGCACGCGGCGATCGACCGGCGGTCGGGCGCGGCGGTGAACTGCTGCGACGAGTCCGTGGACGAGACGCCGGCCGAGCACTCGGGTTACCTGTTCAAGTTCCCGTTCGGGACGCCGCAGCGGGACCTGACGCTCTGGGACGGCACGTCGTCGACCGCGAACCCGGCGAGGTACGCCGGGACCGACACGGTCGCGGGCCACACCGTCTACCGGTTCGTGACGCACTCCCCCGCCCGGCAGATCCGGACCCAGACCGACACCGGGGCACTGGTGGGTGAGCCGCGCACTTTCGACGCTCCGGTGTGGAACGAGAGCACGAGGACGTACTGGGTCGAGCCGGTGACCGGAACGCCGCTGGCGTTGCAGGTGACGACCAGGACGACGCTGCGCAACTCGCGGAACCAGGACCGGGCGACGGTGTTCGCGGGGACGTTGCGGAGCGCACACCCGGACGCGCAGACGCTCGCCCTGGTCACCGACGGCAAACGACGGATCGAGCTGGTGCAGCGGTGGCCGCTCCGGGCGATCGGGGCCGGCGGAGTCCTCGCCGCCCTCGGCGTGGCGCTGCTGCTGTGGAGACGCCCACGGCCCCGCCACCGCGCGGCCGCCCGAACCCCTGCCCCGGTGAGCCCGGCACCCCCGAGAAGCACCTCCCGCGCCCTACCGATCGGGCAGCGCGCCCCCGAGCGCTGGAGCGGCGGAAGCGCTCGGCACGCGACCGACGAGATCCCGGTCGCCGACCGGCCGCTCAGCCGCTACGTCCGCCCCTATCTCGACGGGGAGACCGAACGCCCGACCGGCCGGCACCGAGCCCCCGAAGAACCCCTCAGACCGCCGCCGCGATCTTCTCCACGACCGCCTTCGTGA
- a CDS encoding PLP-dependent aminotransferase family protein: MTAEVDRYSDDDDRSNDESRLVHVISDWSVGEGPLYQQLAAAVRRGIAEGALPAGSSLPAERRLAAVLAVSRATVVAAYDQLRGEGLVESRRGSGTRIARTARANRLPGGDGRVPGGQSAQLFQRLIDGPGGILSLASAAGSADSVVPVALDEVARHDLAAAMIEPGYQPHGIPRLREAIAGYLTRIELPSAPNEILVTTGAHQAVDLIAQLYLRPGARVAVEAPGWPACYDVFRGAGATLVPIPIDQDGVRTEALARVLAESPIDLVYLMPTFHNPTGNLLSAARRRRIVELAAEHDVVVVADDTLSGVSLGHDVPPPLPAFAAAAGDRPVTLIQLGSLSKSVWGGLRVGWARASSDVISRLARRKALADLGSPIIDQLVAARIVPDLEDLIERRVPERRAQLATIEALLAEHLPSWRWQTPRGGPSLWIEMPGVDAGTFTQIALRHGVEAIPGSSMDVSGGHDSHLRLPYCFPDEFLAEVVRRFAAAWTELDRHLPWEPRLRPVV, translated from the coding sequence ATGACTGCCGAGGTGGACCGTTATTCCGACGACGACGACCGGTCCAATGACGAATCGCGGCTCGTCCACGTGATCAGTGACTGGTCTGTCGGAGAGGGTCCGCTCTACCAGCAGTTGGCCGCGGCCGTCCGGCGCGGCATCGCCGAGGGTGCGCTCCCGGCCGGCAGCAGCCTGCCGGCCGAGCGGCGGCTGGCCGCCGTGCTGGCGGTCAGCCGCGCGACCGTGGTGGCGGCCTACGATCAGCTCCGCGGCGAGGGCCTGGTCGAGAGCCGCCGCGGCAGCGGCACCCGGATCGCGCGCACCGCGCGCGCCAACCGCCTTCCGGGTGGGGACGGCCGGGTGCCCGGCGGTCAGTCGGCCCAGCTGTTCCAACGACTCATCGACGGACCGGGAGGCATCCTCTCGCTGGCCTCCGCGGCCGGCAGCGCGGACAGCGTGGTCCCGGTCGCGCTGGACGAGGTCGCGCGCCACGACCTGGCCGCGGCCATGATCGAGCCGGGCTACCAGCCGCACGGCATCCCCCGGCTGCGCGAGGCGATCGCCGGATACCTGACCCGGATCGAGTTGCCCAGCGCGCCGAACGAGATCCTGGTGACGACCGGCGCGCACCAGGCCGTCGATCTGATCGCCCAGCTCTACCTGCGGCCGGGTGCGCGGGTCGCGGTCGAGGCGCCGGGCTGGCCGGCCTGCTACGACGTGTTCCGCGGCGCCGGGGCGACGCTGGTGCCGATCCCGATCGACCAGGACGGCGTCCGCACCGAGGCGCTGGCCCGCGTGCTCGCCGAGAGCCCGATCGACCTCGTGTACCTGATGCCGACGTTCCACAACCCGACCGGGAACCTGCTCTCGGCCGCCCGGCGCCGCCGGATCGTCGAGCTCGCGGCCGAGCACGACGTCGTGGTCGTCGCCGACGACACGCTCTCGGGCGTCAGCCTCGGGCACGACGTGCCGCCGCCGCTGCCCGCTTTCGCGGCCGCGGCCGGCGACCGGCCGGTGACGCTCATCCAGCTCGGGTCGCTGTCGAAGTCGGTCTGGGGCGGTCTGCGGGTCGGCTGGGCCCGGGCGTCGTCCGACGTGATCAGCCGGCTGGCCCGACGTAAGGCGCTGGCCGACCTCGGCTCGCCGATCATCGACCAACTCGTCGCGGCCCGGATCGTGCCCGACCTGGAAGACCTGATCGAGCGACGGGTCCCGGAGCGGCGCGCGCAGCTCGCGACGATCGAGGCGCTGCTGGCCGAGCACCTGCCGAGTTGGCGCTGGCAGACGCCCCGCGGGGGGCCGTCGCTGTGGATCGAGATGCCCGGCGTGGACGCGGGCACGTTCACGCAGATCGCGTTGCGGCACGGCGTCGAGGCGATTCCGGGGAGCTCGATGGACGTGTCCGGCGGGCACGATTCCCACCTGCGTCTGCCGTACTGCTTTCCCGACGAGTTCCTCGCCGAGGTCGTGCGCCGATTCGCGGCCGCGTGGACGGAGCTCGACCGGCACCTGCCGTGGGAGCCCCGCCTGCGGCCGGTCGTCTGA
- the groL gene encoding chaperonin GroEL (60 kDa chaperone family; promotes refolding of misfolded polypeptides especially under stressful conditions; forms two stacked rings of heptamers to form a barrel-shaped 14mer; ends can be capped by GroES; misfolded proteins enter the barrel where they are refolded when GroES binds): MAKLIAFDEEARRGLERGMNQLADAVKVTLGPKGRNVVLEKKWGAPTITNDGVSIAKEIELEDPWEKIGAELVKEVAKKTDDVAGDGTTTATVLAQALVREGLRNVAAGANPIALKKGIEAAVASVSEALGNASKEIETKEQIASTASISAADTSVGEIIAEAMDKAGKEGVITVEESNTFGLELELTEGMRFDKGYISPYFATDTERMEAVLDDPYILFVEGKISTVKDLLPLLEKVMQGGKPLAIISEDVEGEALATLIVNKIRGTFKSTAIKAPGFGDRRKAMLTDMAILTGGTVISETIGLKLENTTIDLLGRARKVVVTKDETTIVDGFGDAEQIEGRKNQIRAEIENSDSDYDREKLQERLAKLAGGVAVIKVGAATEVELKERKHRIEDAVRNAKAAVEEGIVAGGGVALLQASSVAFEKLELSGDEATGANIVKVALEAPLKQIAVNAGLEGGVVAEKVRNLPSGHGLNAATGEYVDLVGEGIIDPTKVTRSALQNAASIAALFLTTNAVVADKPEKAAAPAGDPSGGMGGMDF; encoded by the coding sequence ATGGCCAAGTTGATCGCGTTCGACGAGGAGGCTCGCCGCGGCCTCGAGCGGGGCATGAACCAGCTCGCCGACGCCGTGAAGGTGACGCTCGGCCCCAAGGGCCGCAACGTCGTCCTCGAGAAGAAGTGGGGCGCGCCGACCATCACGAACGATGGTGTGTCGATCGCCAAGGAGATCGAGCTCGAGGACCCGTGGGAGAAGATCGGCGCCGAGCTCGTCAAAGAGGTAGCCAAGAAGACCGACGACGTCGCGGGTGACGGCACCACCACCGCGACCGTGCTGGCCCAGGCGCTGGTCCGCGAGGGCCTCCGCAACGTGGCCGCCGGTGCGAACCCGATCGCGCTGAAGAAGGGCATCGAGGCCGCTGTGGCTTCGGTTTCCGAGGCGCTCGGCAACGCGTCGAAGGAGATCGAGACCAAGGAGCAGATCGCCTCCACCGCCTCGATCTCGGCCGCTGACACCTCGGTCGGCGAGATCATCGCCGAGGCGATGGACAAGGCCGGCAAGGAAGGCGTCATCACCGTCGAGGAGAGCAACACCTTCGGGCTCGAGCTCGAGCTCACCGAGGGCATGCGCTTCGACAAGGGCTACATCAGCCCGTACTTCGCCACCGACACCGAGCGGATGGAGGCCGTCCTCGACGACCCGTACATCCTCTTCGTCGAGGGCAAGATCTCCACCGTCAAGGACCTCCTCCCGCTGCTGGAGAAGGTCATGCAGGGTGGCAAGCCGCTCGCGATCATCAGCGAGGACGTCGAGGGCGAGGCCCTCGCGACGCTGATCGTCAACAAGATCCGGGGCACCTTCAAGTCCACCGCCATCAAGGCGCCGGGCTTCGGTGACCGCCGCAAGGCGATGCTGACCGACATGGCCATCCTCACCGGTGGCACCGTCATCAGCGAGACGATCGGTCTCAAGCTCGAGAACACGACGATCGACCTGCTGGGCCGCGCCCGCAAGGTCGTCGTGACCAAGGACGAGACCACGATCGTCGACGGCTTCGGCGACGCGGAGCAGATCGAGGGCCGGAAGAACCAGATCCGGGCCGAGATCGAGAACTCCGACTCGGACTACGACCGCGAGAAGCTCCAGGAGCGCCTGGCCAAGCTGGCCGGCGGCGTCGCCGTCATCAAGGTCGGCGCGGCCACCGAGGTCGAGCTCAAGGAGCGCAAGCACCGCATCGAGGACGCGGTGCGCAACGCCAAGGCCGCCGTCGAGGAGGGCATCGTCGCCGGTGGTGGCGTCGCTCTGCTCCAGGCGTCCAGCGTCGCGTTCGAGAAGCTCGAGCTCTCGGGCGACGAGGCGACCGGGGCGAACATCGTCAAGGTCGCTCTCGAGGCTCCCCTCAAGCAGATCGCGGTCAACGCCGGTCTCGAGGGTGGCGTCGTGGCGGAGAAGGTGCGCAACCTTCCGTCGGGCCACGGCCTGAACGCCGCGACCGGCGAGTATGTCGACCTGGTCGGCGAGGGCATCATCGACCCGACCAAGGTCACGCGTTCCGCGCTGCAGAACGCCGCGTCGATCGCCGCGCTGTTCCTCACCACCAACGCGGTGGTGGCCGACAAGCCCGAGAAGGCGGCGGCTCCGGCCGGCGACCCGTCGGGTGGCATGGGCGGCATGGACTTCTGA